accatcctcagtgtcaaacatttcttccttctctccactctcaatctccctctttcagttcaccccttggcctgtcacaacaggacTTCAGAAaaaccatccccagctttcttgggcccactgaagcactgcaaggccaccagaaggtctccctggagccttctcttctgcaggctgcccaagcccaactctctcagcctggagcctcccagcagagcccttccagccctgccagcattgctgtggcctcctctggccctgctccaacttGTAGCACCATAAAGCAGCGAGGGTACCAGAAGGAGCAATTCCCCTTGTCATGaatgctggctgctgggcaataaaatacattatttatgGAGGAAATCTTGTGCAAACCCTTTTGAGCAGAAGATTTACCTGTGGAGGTACAAGGAAAGCCCTGCAAATACATTaggtgttgtgttgtgttggaGGTGCTATGACTTAAATCATCACTGTGCAGGGATACTGGTGTGGAGGGGGAAAGAGtgttggtgttttctttttttcttcctcaggtcTTAAAAATGAACCAAAACACCTCTGTGAGCTGATGGTCATGTGAAGACCTTGAAGGGAATAGTTCAGCAAGCCTTTGTGTAAATATTCAGTGTTCTTCCAGTGTGTATTTGTAGTAGTTCAGTGCAGGAAAACAACTGCGGTTAGCCTTCAGAGATAAATattctttatctttctttgcCCATAAGAAGTCAGTGCTCTGGGGCAAAGTCAAACTGAGTCTAAGTTTTGTGCTGTGGTGGATATTCGTGCTGGCCTTGGACAAGTCCTCTCTTGATGTGTCCAAAAAATGTCCTTTTTAAAGCTTTGTTATCTCAATTATTTTTCACCATGGAGAGGCTACGTCTTGCTGAACATTTGTTGGGTGAATTTGCCATTTTCCCTGTTCTTaaagcttttttatttatttatttttaatgctctAACTTTGTTACTCTGTTTACTGGCCTGTCTTTACAGTCCTACAATGCTCCATGTTAGCAGACCAGATGTTCAAATCCACACTGAAATGGGTGGATGCTGGGAGAGAGCTTCCCAAAAAACACTCCCACCCCAAAATACCCCAAAATACCTCAAAATACTGCCTCTTCATTTCACAGCCAGTAGCCTGGCTCCTTTACTGTGCTTTGTTTAGGTTTGGACAGCTTGGCCTCCTCATAGTCCTGTCCCCTTGCATACTGGTTGCTCAGGAGTGAGTATTTGTGGTGCTGTGAGTGCAGTATGTTGGCTGGAGACAGCTCCAGTTTGTTCTGTAagttcctgcagcacagcaccagtCTGTACTGGCCCCCCTGGCTCAGCCTCTTGGAGCAAGtccagtccagaggaggccacagcaatgctggcagggctggaagggctctgctgggaggctccaggctgagagagttgggcttgggcagcctgcagaagagaaggttccagggagaccttctggtggccttgcagtgcttcaaggggcctagaagaaagctggggacagagtttttctgAGGTCCTGTTGTGaaaggacaaagggtgatgaaACTaagagagggagattgagagtggagagaaggaagaaatgctttaggctgagggtggtgagagcctgtcccaggctgcccagagaggtgggagatgtcccatccctggcagcattccaggtgaggttgtttggggctgtgagcaacctgctgtggtttggggatgtccctgctgactgcagaggggttgaagtggatgagctttaaaagtcccttctgacccaaaccatttgaTAATTCTAGGAAGTCAACTTGATCAGTAACCCAGCCCAGGTGCTGCCTGGACACCAGTTTAGGGAAACCAGGTTGttacagctttgcttttttctcaCCTGGCCCCAGCAAGGAGGTCGTTGTTCACACTCAAACAACTGAAGACCTCTGCTCTCAGTTGGGGgggctttagcaggggagttggacttgatcactggaggtcccttccaactcccaccattctgtgagcaacctgatctagtgtgaggtgtccctgcctatggcaagggggttgagactagatgatccttgaggtcccttccaaccctaacaattctatgattctatatgaaaAAGCAAGTAATTCTGGTGTTGGATCCCTGAAGGATGTGAGCTGTGGTGGTtgggacagcagggacagggacagctttATCATACAGCTGCAAACAGGGGCTTTCCTGCAAAATTTCCATTTGCCTTATCTCTCCATTTTTTGTCTTGCAGTGTTGTAAGCAAACACCAGCAGCACTTCCTGAAGCCCCGATGAGTCAGTCGGGGATGTTTGGGGCAGAAGTGTCAAGGTTAGGAAGTTCTTCTTGCCATCCCTGGTGGGCCCAGCAATGGGCAGGCAGTGGTAGAGCCCCACAGACCGGGTGGACTGCTTCTTCTCTCTACCAACCTTGTGCCACCCcttggctgcctgtgctggggttTGTGCCAGCTGCACTGGGCCAAGCCTTTTCCCTGCATTGCTTGATCCTGTTCTGCTTTAAGCTCTTCCGAAAGAGGCTTCCAAGCAGGAGACAAAAGTCAGTAAATATTTCTAGTGTGAATTTCTTGGAATAATCCTGGCAACCTTGTATATAATCTTAGATGCGTTGGAGATTGTTTTAGGAGGttaagaggatggggctggactcttttcagtagtgctcagggacaggccaaggggcaaggggcacaaactggaaccgagaaggttccatctgaacaggaggagaaagttgtttgttgtgagggtggtggaggcctggagcaggctgcccagagagggtgtggagtgtccttgtgtggagagcttgcAACCCCCCCgaccattgtgctgctgggcaagctgctgtgtgtggcacaggtttagcagaggggttggactggatgatctcccagaggtcctttccaacactcaccagtctgtgattctatgtgctaATGTCTCTAAGGGTTAGTTTGGTCCTGGTTTCATCTCTTGGTGCAGCTCATCCTGGTAATTTCAAAATACAAGCAGTGTCTAGGAATGTGAGAGCTGTCTGAAAGATGTCCCCTCTGCTTGGTGGTAATTGAAGGGCAGGAACCAGACTAGGCTGGAGGGGAAGAAGCCAAACAAGGTGAAGGAATTAGCAAGTCCTAGCTCCAGTGTGAGGAGTGTGTGATTTAATTAAAACGTACAGCACTGAGGGAAGCAATGAACTGCTCCTGAGCTGCATGATGaaatccagctgtggcctctggAGAACAAACAGCCTGTTGTCCCTCCAGTTTCCAGAacatgtgtggtgggttgaaaattcctctCCAACGTTAATTtagccagaccagctcagtggaagtcaatgaaagctgtatttacaagccaaactacaatctacaacggaatgcaatggatatgtgcgaaatatacactatttacaGTGCTTTACAGgaatttacaattaataaacagcacaaggaccccctggccaaaacaccaggggagctgcaacagcttttctgtccctgcctcctccctactcccctgtacaaaaggaacaagagggagaagcagagataatagacttagccaaaataaaagtgatgcagccaaggtcaggcagaagcacacagttaatatctccccagcaaagaagtgagaagggagagaaattGGTTTGGGAAACAAATCTTGTGGAAAATCTCTCTCCTTCACCACCCAATCCCCAACAGGGATTTATTCACacttttactactttctgctcaagatctgtgaaaaactttaaaggcatagcctaaaactaccataACATGGTTATGGATCATATTTCCATTTTACAGATGTCATCTTGTGCTGCAGGATTGCAGAGCACAGATGAGATTTTGCAACTCTTCAGGGACCTTTTCCAAGCCATTGATGAGGCCCTGGCTGGGCATTGCTGAGTCTTATCAGTGTTATTTCCAGGGCAGTTGTTGCTGGTGCACTCTGTTGGCCTCAACCTGCAAAACTTCCTTTTGGAGAAGAGTTTGAAAGGGCAGAGAAAGCtgtttcctgcaggaaaaggagaggctATGTTCCTGAGATCCAGAACATTTGTGCCTTAGTGATTAAAGCTGCTGCCAGAGTCAAATGgatgagtcttttttttttttttttttttctctctcctcaaacCCAGAAGCAGCCCCAAAACCCACAATTCATCCCTGTGGTGTCCATCTTAAGAGATGATTTGTTcgagtgcagtgtttgggtcAAGTGTAGGTGGTCTTGGGTGTGGGTAGGCTGTGGCTGATGCATGACAGGAGAGTCCCATGTTTCACCTTGGTGGACttcttaggatgtcagggagtgatagaactggggggaatggagcaaaaatagaaatgggaagattcagattggatgtgaggaagaagtctttcaccatgagggtggtgagagactggcagaggttgcccacggaggtggtggaagcctcatccctggaggtgtttgcagccaggctggaggtggctgtgagcaacctgctgtagtgtgaggtgtccctgcccatggcaggggggttgggactggctgagccttgaggtcccttccagccctgacaattctgtgattctatgaatagagGAGTGATTCACAGGAGGTGAATTTTGCCTTCTCTGGGTTAAAGCTTGAGTGTCTGTGTGCTCTGGTCATTACTTCTACAGTTGAAATGTTGACTGCTCTGTTCCAGGGTGGTACATGGGTACTTTCCTGGGCAGGTGCTTAATAAATACAGTATAGTAACTTCCTTTTATTGCatttcaggcagcagcagctggtctTGGCTATGTGGGGGGATATGTCATCAACACCTACAAGAGCTATGACAACTTTCTGCAGGACAAGTATGCTCTGTTGCCAGCTGTGATCATTCTTTGTGTGGCTGTGGTGATGTTCATCATTGGGTTCATTGGCTGCTGTGCCACCTTCCGGGAGTCTCGAGTTGGCCTAGGTCTGGTGAGTGTTGCCTGTTTTTGCATGTCCTCTTCTTCACCACCTTCTTCATTCTCCTcttttgatggttggacttgatcttagaggtcttttccaaacaaaacagtgcTGTGATTGTATTCTGTGACCCTGTTGGATGGTATGGGAGGTGCTCCTCTAGACCTTCTGAGGGTGCACAGAACAGAAAGTAGAAGATATTCCATGCTGAAGCACTGCTCCTTCAAGGGAGTTACATGCAAGGCACTTGCTTGATGGTGAGCAAGGCACAGGCTAAAGGATGAGTTGTGCCTTGTAGAAACAAGACATGGGCAACTTCATGGCTCTGCCTTGGCTACCTTGCTGGAGATGAGTGTGGAGAGCAGTCACTTTAGAGAAGAAGGCTGTTGGTGAGGGGACAGATGTGAATttccaaagcaagcaaaacagaattgcagaatggtagaggctggagctcacccagtccaacccccttgttcaagcagggcacccacagcagcttgcccagcagcacaatggccagggggtgTGGGAAGCTCTctacacaaggacactccacaacctctctgggcagcctgctccagcccttcaccaccctcacaccaaaaaagtttctcctcttatttaggtggaatttcctgggttccagtttatgcccattgccccttggcctgtccctcgGTACCACTGCCaagaatctggccccagcctcttgcccctgagactatctcttgctgagcattgctcagatgccctctggggctgctcttctccaggctcaacagccccaggggctctcagcctttgctcctcatagagatgctccaggccctcagAATGTTTAGCCTCcagtggactctctccagtcactgcttctctttgctgaactgaggagcccagaagtggagaCAGTTCTCCagttgtggcctcactagggcagagtagagagggaggagaacctccctcaacctgctggccacactacttcTCCCCCTAGAGACCATTGGCCCTTtttggccccaagggcacattgctggctcatggtgaacttgtccaccagcactcctagGTCCTTCAcagagggctgctttccagcttttTTCAGCTGACTTCAGTTCTCATATTCCTGAAAGTATGATTGGCAGCCACCTTGTGAAGTGTTTCACAGGCTCTTTGTGCAGCTTTCGGGAGGCTGCCTGCATTGGGCCCAGATTCTGGGGAGCTTTGGTCCCTGCCATGCACAGTGATCTCCTAAATAATTTTCTGGAAACTATTCTGATGGTAAAGACAAGAACATATAAGGATAACTTTGCGTGATCAATTAATGTGCAATTGGATTCAAAAGCTGTGGAGTTCTTCCTTagagtctctctcccttctaaTTTCAGTTCTTGGCCATTATCCTGGTTATTTTTGTTGCTGAAGTATCTGCTTTTGTCCTGGGATTTGTTTACAGGGAAAAGGTGAGTGAAGAATCAGCTTCTCTGTGTtaacttaaaaggaaaaagagatctTGTGCTGTCAGAGTTGAATACATCCAGTGCTCTTGTACTCCATCCATCCTGCAGTCTGCAGGACAAGTGGGAGTGGGGATGTCACCATCCAGCACATGGGTCAGTCTTTGTGGGAATGGAATACATTAAGAACCTGGCAACAGTCTCTAAGCTGGATTAAACAGTTCCTGATGCTCACAAAAGAAGGCTTTTGCATCAGAGGAGGCAAACTCTGATCCAGGGATGTGATTCTTGTTAAGTGTTACCTGAAGTTTACCTGAATcatcatttctttttaattttgtttttccctgacTTGGTGGGGACACAAACCTTTGCAGTTTCCACTAGATAAAATAAATGGAACTGTACAATCATTTAGGTTGTAAATGTTAGGAATAAGTACTTTGGGAATGTaataattttgaaagaaaatgttcctaATGAACAAACTACACTttccctggtacagcttgagaccttttcctcttgtcctatcacttgttccttgggagaagagaccaacccccacctgcctccaacctcctttcatggagttgtacacagccagaaggtctccccctcagcctccttttctccaggctgaacagccccagtcccTTCAGCTGTTTCTCACATGACTTGTGCTTCACatccttcaccagttttgttgcccttatCTGGACTTGCACCAGCaccaaaatgtccttcttggagtgaggggccaaaactgaacccacacacacagtgtggcttcaccagtgcctgCCCTCGTCCTGTTTGCAACACCAGTGCTGAtctaggccaggatgctggtgaccatcttggccacttgggcaccccctggctcatcttcaaaCAGCTGCTGACCAACACCCtgaggtccttttccactgggcattttccagccactccGCTCCAAGCCTTGGAGCgttcatgaggttgttgtgacccaagcgaAGGGCAtggcacttagccttgttgaacctcatgccaTTGACCTTGGCCTGATCCAGCATACTATGTTTAAAGAGACAGACACTTCACCTAAGCcaatatgtttgtttttttttttttctatctgagTAGGTAAAAACTGATGTACAAGGCACAATGCGCTCAGTCTTTGAGAGATACGATGGGAAAAATCCTGAGTCTACCATTGTGGATTACTTGCAAGAACAGGtaagaaaatgttttgattGACCTGAGAATTATTTAGAAAAAACCTGGACAAGGAATTTGACTGGCAAAGGAGGGGAAGTAGATCTTTGTGGTTGTATCTTGGAGCTTGGCCCTGCAGCAGTTCAGCTTGTCCAAGGCAGTGGAGGGTGCTCCCCATTTTGCAGATTTGGCCTTTGTGGGCTCCTGCTGTGAAGTTGATGTAGATGAATGGCCTTGTTGACACTATCAGTTGGATCAACCCAAATGAGTTCACATGAATGACTGCTGCTGACAATCCTGTACTGTAAaatagaagagaagactccatcCCACAGCCTGTCACTTTTATATTAGAACTTCCACAAAGAATAGACCAATGAGGAGGTGTTCTGGTTTAAGCTTTCctggagtccaaaagcccagacggaatagatttagattgcctcccctctctcttttttcctggtaggggaaaagcaaattaggcaggagaaaagagaggtaaaactacaaaagaaacagtctggaattggtttggaagtaaaaaggtaagtttaacaaaatataaaaagcatttgagtaaaaggaaCGTTaaaaaggtataaggaaaaaggaTAAATAAAAGTGTATACAAAACGAGGCatagctggcaaaggattctctgaaTGTTCTTAGGAGTCTGGAGCAGCCTGGAACAGGTCCCACCATGTGGTTACAGCAACAGCAGtagcagcatggagcagcatCTTCTGCAGGGGAGGGCACgggcaagagagagagacaggaaatGGATCCCCTTAAATACACTTGGTAGACAGGAAATGGGATTGGAATAGACTTTGACCTGGGCACCCCTCCCCCTGGGAGGGAGGACCAAGTCtccctgcccacctgggtcaggtttcatTGTCTACCAGGGCGTTAAGTTCTTTTCAGCCTACCCCTTCCTGggctgggtgtaacctggcacaGGAGGTAATAATGTGTGGAAGGAGATGGATCTTGCCCTCCTAAGAGGGGTCTAACTCAACTTTAGCATCCATGTTTGTGTGTCTTCATACATCCCTGTGACTGTGCTGTGTTTGGCAGCTTCGTTGTTGTGGGGTGAAGAACTACAGCGACTGGACAACCACACAGTGGTTCAATTCCACTGGTAACAACAGCGtccctctgagctgctgcaggcaggagctgaagaACTGCACAGGGCGTCTGGACCAGCCTCAGGAGCTCAATACTCGGGTGAGGATGAAGGGGCACAGGTTCACAGTGGAGCCATGTCGTGGTTTGAGACTGTGGGTGCCTTTAAGAAACCATAGAGAGGGCCTCCAGGAGGTGGACCGGAAagtgtaatttttatttcattcccgGAATGCCTGCATCTAGCCTTTATAAGGGGAGAGTACAAGCtgttccttctcccttttccctttttttccccttttcctctctttcttccttcctgtctGGCTCCCTTGTCCTTGCTAACACATGGGAGCTGGGTCTGGAGCAGGCTCAGCAGGGGCCTGAAGCTGGCGAGCCGAATTTTAGCTGTGTCACAAAGGTTCAGTAATGGGGGTGCAGAGAGGCTAAGTAGGGGTGGGGGGCATTTGAGGCCTAAATTTTtagcctggtttggtggaggctGGGAGAGCTTTGGCTTAATGGGCTTCTGTGTTAAGTCCAGACTATacattttgtgtattttgtatgctTTTGCACTGTAGCATGTAGTGCATGAATAGCACTTCCATTTAATGCTCCCAtatattctgtgtttctatccaatcctgtgtggagttctctttattttcttagaGAAGAATTAAGGAGCCTGTCTTCTGCACTCCTTAAATGCAGGCCATGGTCATGCTCTGCCATGGTCAGACAGAACCAGTGAGGGAAGTGCTTCAGGCAGGGTTTAAGGATAattagaagcatagaatcatactggttggaagagacctttaaggtcatcaagtccagctgttcacccagcactgccaggtcaccactaagccatgtccctcggCACCACAGCTACATATCTCTATCGCTTTTCAGCCCTACCAGGgattggggactccaccacttccctgatgggggaggggaagaaattgttcctcaagtccaacttaaacctcccctggtgcaacttgaggccatttcatccagtcctgtcacttgttcatTGGGAGGGGAGACCATCCCCCACCTggccccaacctcctttcagggagttgtagagagccagaaggtctcctctcagcctccttttctccagactaaataacctcaggtccttcagctgctcttcaccagacctgttctcccaACCCTTTTCCaactttgttgtccttctctggaccttctccagcccctcaatgtccttctttcaGTGAGGAGCCCAGGTTTGAAGAcatagcctcaccagtgcccagtgcaaGGGGATGATCTGACTGACCACATTATTGCTGATGcctcctcactctctacaactctgtATCCCCtcaatctccttttctccagattaaacaaccccagttccctgtGGTGCTACtcaagatttgtgctctaggcccttcaccagctttgtttcccttctctgcacatgcttcgtccagcacctcaatgtccttcatgGAGTGAGGGGATCAAACCTGAACCCTGTGTGTGAGCATTGAtcaatgctgagtacagagagAGAATtgcttccctagtcctgctggaaCTTATCTAACCCTAGGTCTCCCAAACCCTTTTCTCTCCATACTTTTCCTCTAGCTAATGTCCTTCTCAGAATTCTGTAAGAGCTCCTACACAATGTTAGGGGCCCAGCCtgatgtttggttttgtctgtctGATGGTAACTCCTCCATTTCATGTTGCCACAGAAGCACCATGATAAGGCCAGAGCACTAGCTGTGGGCATCTACTTCAAATAGAtacgggggaggggaagagactCTTCTAGGATAGAATGTGATTGTAGAACTGTGTGCCAGGTTCTTCACTCTGAGATACTTGCCCTTAAGTTGGCTTCTAGAGATACCATTTCTGGTCTTCTTGGCTCTGAGTTTTGGGCACTTCTGTAAGTGAGCTGAGCTAGATAAGATTGAGAGGCAGCAAATGTCAGTGAATTAGTTTGTGAGAGCCTTTCCTTAagcaagagaacaagaagacatCAGGTCTGGAAGACAAGCATTGGAAGCCCTTACGTCTGCAAGTTTTAGAAGGTACTTCTTTCTTTAAAGTgtcagggaggaagaaagaaaaaagaacccaGGCAGATCAATGTTTTTTAACTTGTTTTCACCTCTTTttcctggcagggctgtgcagaggagctggagaatgGCCTGCAGAATGTTTTCAGCTATGCTATGCTTGTAATCCTGGGGTTTGCCATTGTGAAGGTAAATGTGTATGTCTCTTCCCTGATGGAAAAGAACATTGTTTGCCCTTTGATCTGGGGGCTCTTCTCTCATGTCCTGTTAGCCTACAacctttttctgtctctgaagtAGACTCAGTCCTCTGTTCCCCACTTACTTTCTTCCAGCTTTCTCCATTTCTGTCTGATAATAAGGGGAGGGATCCAAAATGctagttggggtttttggggtggAAAGTCAACAGAGAATCCATTTTGGTCAATTGGTAAGAATTACAATAAGCTGGGTGTGTTAAAAGGCCTagatccagatttttttttttttttttaagaaccaGCTTCTGCTGTATTTAAATGGGATTTTATAAAAAAGCCTCATTGAAGTTTTACACAGAACCCAGTGAACAGTCCGGGGCTTGGAGACCTGGAATCAAAATGGACTAGGAACATGAGTAGGCGTGAAACAAGCAGGGCTCTTCAGAGACTAATGAGATGGAATTATATAGAGTGTGGCAGCAGatcatcttagaatcatagaattgtcatgggtggaagggaccctaaagatcatccagtcccaaccccctgccatggccagggacacctcacactacagcaggttgctcacagccacctccagcctggctgcaaaaacctccagggatgaggcttccaccacctccctgggcaacctctgccagtctctcaccaccctcagggggaagaatttcttcctcacatccaatctaaatctccccatttctagtttgctccattcccctcagtcctatcactccctgacaccctacaaagtccctccccagctttcctgtagcccccttcagatcctggaaggccacaagaaggtctctgtggagccttctcttctccagactaacaaccccaactctctccatcTGTACTCATAGCAGAGAAGCTTCAGCCTTCTgcgcatccttgtagcccttctctggacatgctccagcatgtccaagGGCAAAGAATGCCCCTGCTATGACATGCttgagcatgtccagatccttcctgtagtaGGGATCCAGGACTGGGTGCAGTACTcctggtggggtctcaccagagcagagagggagaatcacctccctcaccaaACTCATCACAGGTGACATCTCCAAGAAATACCAGCACAGCTTGGTGAAGATTTGACCCATCAATTTCAGCCTGATGGTTTGTCCTTGTTCCTTGTTCTCCCAGATTAACAACCTGTTCCTTGCTGACACAGATTTGAACCATTTAATAACAGCAAAGCAGTTTGTCTTTGTCTGCTCTCTATGTAAGAGCAGCTGTAAGCTGAACCTGGGCAGAACACTGTACAGCTTAACATCCTGCTCCTGAACTCAATGCAGAAGCCAGTCTGTCCAGATATGTCATCCCCATGGCTTAATTAaacttcccttttctttgttttggccCTAGTGGGGAGGTGATTGATCTCATGGCCTTTAAATTGCtcatttctcttccctctctggaaGTGGTGAGTTCTGCACTCCCCTTACATGTCCCATTACTATTCATGATGAACCCTTACATCAGGGCCTTCCCTGTGATCATTGCTACATTTCCCCACAGTAAGATACCTCTGGAATTAATGTGAATGTCTAAATTaataggagggaaaaaatcCAGCTGCAGCTATTATTGTAATGCAAAAAGTCACTTTCTTTAGATGTATTTCCTA
This genomic stretch from Indicator indicator isolate 239-I01 chromosome 15, UM_Iind_1.1, whole genome shotgun sequence harbors:
- the LOC128971655 gene encoding tetraspanin-36-like codes for the protein MDCGVITSKTVLLLLSLAFWAAAAGLGYVGGYVINTYKSYDNFLQDKYALLPAVIILCVAVVMFIIGFIGCCATFRESRVGLGLFLAIILVIFVAEVSAFVLGFVYREKVKTDVQGTMRSVFERYDGKNPESTIVDYLQEQLRCCGVKNYSDWTTTQWFNSTGNNSVPLSCCRQELKNCTGRLDQPQELNTRGCAEELENGLQNVFSYAMLVILGFAIVKFFGMLSVCVLTCKREDTGYQPLYSGMFT